A genomic window from Rhodococcus sp. KBS0724 includes:
- a CDS encoding TfoX/Sxy family protein, which translates to MGTSQETVARILEQLEPLDVRARAMFGEYGLYCDEKVVGLICGDVLFVKPTEVGAEFGSDADLAPPYPGAKPYYRVPEERFHDVDRLHAFIQRTADALALPKKKSPKKAKPKVQK; encoded by the coding sequence ATGGGCACGAGCCAGGAAACCGTCGCACGCATTCTCGAGCAGCTGGAGCCGCTCGACGTCCGGGCGCGGGCCATGTTCGGTGAGTACGGCCTGTACTGCGACGAAAAGGTTGTGGGTTTGATCTGCGGTGACGTTCTGTTCGTCAAGCCAACCGAGGTCGGTGCGGAGTTCGGATCGGACGCCGACCTTGCTCCGCCGTACCCAGGTGCAAAGCCGTATTACCGGGTTCCGGAGGAGCGGTTTCACGATGTGGATCGGCTACACGCGTTCATCCAGCGAACAGCTGACGCGCTTGCGCTGCCCAAGAAGAAATCTCCCAAGAAGGCCAAGCCGAAGGTCCAGAAGTAA
- the ileS gene encoding isoleucine--tRNA ligase, translating into MANNRYPKVDYDVPADTGVKFPALEQKVLKEWADDDTFRASVSNRDGNEEFVFYDGPPFANGLPHYGHLLTGYVKDLVPRFQTMRGRKVERRFGWDCHGLPAELEAEKQLGIKDKSEIDVMGLAKFNEYCKASVLKYTDEWREYVTRQARWVDFDNDYKTLDLDFMESVMWAFKELFDKGLIYQGFRVLPYSWYEQTPLSNQETRLDDAYKMRQDPAVTVEMPLVAAGSPLDGANAIIWTTTPWTLPSNLALAVHPDIDYVQVLGQDGKRYVLAEARVAHYARELGDEPEVVSRHKGSELVGLSYTPPFDFFVGHPNSHVVLSADYVTTDSGTGIVHLAPAFGEEDMDVATANGIEVVQPLDPGGKFTSMVPPYEGLMVFDANPVIIKDLKAAGKLLRHETIEHSYPHSWRSGQPLIYMAVPSWFVAVTKFRDRMVELNQDITWVPEHIRDGQFGKWLEGARDWNISRNRYWGSPIPVWVSDDPQYPRTDVYGSLDQLEADFGVRPTDLHRPMIDDLVRPNPDDPTGKSMMRRVPEVLDCWFESGSMPYAQVHYPFENRDWFESHYPGDFIVEYNGQTRGWFYTLHVLATALFDRPAFKTVAAHGIVLGDDGLKMSKSKGNYPDVKEVFDRDGSDAMRWFLMSSPILRGGNLVVTEQGIREGVRQALLPLWNAWSFLQLYAPECGVWRTDSENILDKYILAKLAGTRDVITDALEANDIAGACDELRLFCDALTNWYVRRSRSRFWDEDREAIDTLHTVLEVVTRLAAPLLPLVSEVIWRGLTGERSVHLADWPTESELPADPELVSAMDDVRTVCSTVLSLRKAQNLRVRLPLPEVTVAAPDAERLRPFLGLIADEVNVKKVDLTDDVDVHGRFEIAVNARAAGPRLGKSVQTVIKAVKAGDWTENADGVVVAAGIELLPEEYTQKLVAAEPDSTAALPNGAGLVVLDSVVTEELEAEGWAKDRIRQLQDARRAAGLDVSDRINVVLEVPEDRKDWADRHRDLIAGEVLATSFTIGEAGDSAVDLGDGIRAAITKV; encoded by the coding sequence GTGGCGAATAACCGGTATCCCAAAGTCGATTACGACGTCCCCGCCGACACCGGAGTCAAATTTCCGGCTCTGGAGCAGAAGGTCCTGAAAGAGTGGGCCGATGACGATACGTTCCGGGCATCGGTCAGCAATCGTGACGGCAACGAGGAGTTCGTCTTCTACGACGGACCTCCGTTTGCCAATGGCTTGCCCCACTACGGCCACCTTCTGACGGGGTACGTCAAGGATTTGGTGCCGCGCTTCCAGACCATGCGTGGACGCAAGGTGGAGCGCCGATTCGGCTGGGATTGCCACGGTCTGCCCGCGGAGCTCGAGGCGGAAAAGCAGCTCGGCATCAAGGACAAGTCCGAGATCGATGTGATGGGCCTCGCCAAATTCAACGAGTACTGCAAGGCGTCGGTTCTCAAGTACACCGACGAGTGGCGTGAGTACGTCACCCGGCAGGCTCGTTGGGTCGACTTCGACAACGACTACAAGACCCTGGACCTCGACTTCATGGAGTCGGTCATGTGGGCGTTCAAGGAACTCTTCGACAAGGGCCTGATCTACCAGGGTTTCCGGGTTCTCCCGTACAGCTGGTACGAGCAGACGCCGCTGTCCAACCAGGAGACCCGTCTCGACGACGCGTACAAGATGCGTCAGGATCCGGCGGTCACGGTCGAGATGCCGTTGGTCGCGGCCGGCTCCCCGCTCGACGGCGCGAATGCGATCATCTGGACCACGACGCCGTGGACACTGCCGTCCAACCTTGCTTTGGCTGTTCACCCCGACATCGACTATGTCCAGGTTCTCGGCCAGGACGGCAAGCGTTACGTGCTCGCCGAAGCTCGGGTTGCCCACTACGCCCGTGAACTGGGGGACGAGCCCGAGGTCGTGTCCCGGCACAAGGGCAGCGAACTGGTCGGCCTGTCGTACACGCCGCCGTTCGACTTCTTTGTCGGGCACCCGAACTCTCACGTCGTACTGTCGGCTGACTACGTCACCACCGATTCGGGTACCGGAATCGTCCACCTTGCACCGGCTTTCGGTGAAGAGGACATGGATGTTGCCACTGCCAACGGCATCGAGGTCGTTCAGCCTCTCGACCCCGGTGGAAAGTTCACGTCGATGGTGCCGCCGTACGAGGGCCTGATGGTGTTCGACGCCAACCCCGTCATCATCAAGGATCTCAAGGCGGCCGGAAAGCTGTTGCGGCACGAGACGATCGAGCACTCGTACCCGCACAGTTGGCGTAGTGGTCAGCCGCTCATCTACATGGCGGTTCCGTCATGGTTCGTGGCTGTCACCAAGTTCCGTGACCGGATGGTCGAACTCAACCAGGACATCACCTGGGTTCCCGAGCACATCCGCGACGGTCAGTTCGGCAAGTGGCTCGAAGGTGCCCGCGACTGGAACATCAGCCGAAACCGCTACTGGGGCAGCCCCATCCCGGTGTGGGTCTCGGACGACCCGCAGTACCCACGTACCGACGTCTACGGTTCGTTGGATCAGTTGGAGGCAGACTTCGGTGTGCGTCCGACCGACCTGCACCGTCCGATGATCGACGATCTCGTGCGCCCGAACCCGGACGACCCGACCGGCAAGTCGATGATGCGTCGAGTTCCCGAGGTTCTGGACTGCTGGTTCGAATCCGGCTCGATGCCGTATGCCCAGGTTCACTACCCCTTCGAGAACCGTGACTGGTTCGAGAGCCACTACCCGGGTGACTTCATCGTCGAGTACAACGGTCAGACTCGTGGCTGGTTCTACACCCTGCATGTTCTGGCGACGGCTCTGTTCGATCGGCCGGCGTTCAAAACTGTTGCAGCCCACGGCATCGTCCTCGGTGACGACGGACTCAAGATGAGCAAGTCCAAGGGTAACTACCCGGATGTCAAAGAGGTGTTCGACCGCGACGGCAGTGATGCCATGCGCTGGTTCCTCATGTCCTCGCCCATCTTGCGTGGTGGCAACCTGGTCGTGACGGAGCAGGGCATCCGTGAAGGTGTGCGTCAGGCCTTGCTTCCGTTGTGGAATGCCTGGAGCTTCCTGCAGCTGTACGCACCGGAATGTGGTGTGTGGCGCACGGATTCGGAGAACATCCTCGACAAGTACATCCTCGCGAAGCTTGCGGGCACACGTGACGTCATCACCGACGCTCTCGAGGCCAACGACATCGCGGGAGCCTGTGACGAGCTTCGGTTGTTCTGTGATGCGCTCACCAATTGGTATGTGCGACGGTCACGTTCACGTTTCTGGGACGAGGATCGTGAAGCCATCGACACGCTGCACACTGTGCTCGAGGTTGTGACGCGTCTGGCTGCGCCCTTGCTGCCGTTGGTGTCCGAGGTGATCTGGCGTGGATTGACCGGGGAACGCTCGGTGCATCTTGCCGATTGGCCGACGGAGTCCGAGTTGCCCGCCGATCCGGAACTCGTTTCGGCTATGGACGACGTGCGCACGGTGTGCTCGACGGTTTTGAGCCTGCGTAAGGCGCAGAATCTGCGTGTTCGTCTGCCGCTGCCCGAGGTCACGGTTGCGGCACCGGATGCCGAGCGCTTGCGTCCGTTCCTCGGACTGATCGCTGACGAGGTCAACGTCAAGAAGGTCGACCTGACCGACGATGTGGACGTTCACGGTCGGTTCGAGATTGCGGTCAACGCACGTGCTGCGGGTCCGCGTCTGGGCAAGTCCGTGCAGACCGTCATCAAGGCCGTCAAGGCCGGCGACTGGACCGAAAACGCCGACGGAGTGGTCGTTGCCGCCGGCATCGAGCTCCTGCCCGAGGAGTACACGCAGAAACTGGTTGCAGCCGAGCCTGATTCGACGGCAGCACTGCCCAATGGTGCGGGACTTGTCGTGCTCGACTCCGTCGTGACGGAAGAGCTCGAGGCCGAAGGTTGGGCCAAGGACAGGATCCGTCAACTCCAGGATGCGCGTCGCGCTGCGGGACTCGATGTCTCGGATCGCATCAACGTCGTTCTCGAGGTGCCCGAGGATCGCAAGGACTGGGCTGACCGCCATCGCGACTTGATCGCCGGTGAGGTTCTGGCCACGTCGTTCACGATCGGCGAGGCGGGGGACAGCGCCGTCGATCTCGGCGACGGTATCCGCGCGGCGATCACGAAGGTCTAG
- a CDS encoding DivIVA domain-containing protein, with the protein MPQLTPADVHNVAFSKPPIGKRGYNEDEVDAFLDLVEQALSQLIEENADLQQRVSELDQELAAAKKAPAPAANAGAPVAQPKPEPARVVEAPKPAPVVAPVPVAAAAPAPQSGDTHMQAAKVLGLAQEMADRLTGDAKAESEQLLGSARTNSEQLMSEARSKADGMIADARNKSEAMLTDAQTRSETQLRQAQEKADALKADAEKKHTEIMATINQQRSVLEGRIEQLKTFEREYRVRLKSYLESQLEELEQRGSAVPVDGGQESFSSPSFAKGNS; encoded by the coding sequence ATGCCGCAACTGACTCCAGCTGACGTGCACAACGTTGCGTTCAGCAAGCCGCCTATCGGCAAGCGTGGCTACAACGAAGACGAGGTCGACGCATTTCTTGATCTCGTCGAGCAGGCGCTCTCGCAGCTCATCGAGGAAAATGCAGATCTGCAACAGCGAGTTAGCGAGCTGGATCAGGAACTTGCTGCTGCAAAGAAGGCGCCGGCCCCGGCTGCCAATGCAGGTGCCCCGGTAGCGCAGCCCAAGCCCGAACCGGCTCGCGTGGTCGAGGCTCCCAAGCCCGCTCCCGTTGTGGCGCCGGTTCCCGTGGCTGCTGCTGCCCCTGCTCCGCAGAGCGGCGACACCCACATGCAGGCGGCCAAGGTTCTCGGCCTGGCTCAGGAGATGGCAGATCGCCTCACCGGCGATGCCAAGGCAGAGTCCGAGCAGCTGCTCGGCAGTGCCCGCACCAACTCCGAGCAGCTGATGAGCGAGGCTCGCAGCAAGGCTGACGGCATGATCGCGGACGCTCGCAACAAGTCGGAAGCAATGCTCACCGACGCGCAGACTCGCTCCGAGACCCAGCTTCGCCAGGCTCAGGAGAAGGCCGATGCTCTCAAGGCAGACGCCGAGAAGAAGCACACCGAGATCATGGCGACCATCAACCAGCAGCGATCGGTCCTCGAAGGCCGAATCGAGCAGCTCAAGACGTTCGAGCGTGAATACCGGGTACGTCTCAAGTCCTACCTGGAGTCGCAGCTCGAGGAACTCGAACAGCGTGGTTCCGCGGTGCCGGTCGACGGTGGCCAGGAGTCCTTCAGCAGTCCGTCGTTCGCAAAGGGAAACAGCTGA
- a CDS encoding YggT family protein, giving the protein MNALFDVIYLVLVVFWLLLIGRVIVEFVRSFARDWRPSGVVAIILETVFTITDPPVKLLRRLIPPINLGGVRLDLSIMVLLFIVIILMSVVGSAR; this is encoded by the coding sequence GTGAACGCGCTTTTCGATGTGATCTACCTCGTGCTGGTTGTGTTTTGGCTTTTGCTGATCGGCAGAGTGATTGTCGAGTTCGTTCGTTCGTTCGCCAGAGACTGGCGTCCGTCGGGAGTGGTCGCCATCATTCTCGAAACCGTTTTTACGATCACCGATCCGCCGGTGAAACTTCTCCGTAGGTTGATCCCCCCGATCAACCTGGGTGGGGTTCGCTTGGATCTATCCATCATGGTCTTGCTTTTCATCGTCATCATCCTGATGTCGGTTGTCGGCTCGGCCCGGTAA
- a CDS encoding cell division protein SepF, translating into MSNLHKFKAYFGMVPLDDYEDEYVEEPDQARRAPRRSHDGYAERDDREFAEPAFSKAGYAPSRRDEEEAEFDRYESRPRMDTVASRAPRPSMAPRPTSRGNLAVDARAERPEARRAPAVDDGGPLAKITTLRPQSYAEARTIGERFRDGTPVIMDLVDMSNADAKRLVDFAAGLAFALRGSFDKVATKVFLLSPADIDVSAEERRRIAETGFYSQK; encoded by the coding sequence ATGAGCAACCTGCACAAGTTCAAGGCTTATTTCGGCATGGTTCCCCTCGACGACTACGAGGACGAGTACGTAGAAGAACCCGATCAGGCTCGTCGCGCTCCTCGTCGTAGCCACGACGGCTATGCCGAACGCGATGACCGCGAGTTTGCCGAGCCGGCTTTCTCGAAGGCAGGGTATGCGCCCAGCCGTCGGGATGAGGAAGAAGCCGAGTTCGATCGCTACGAGTCGCGTCCGAGAATGGACACGGTCGCCTCCCGCGCACCCCGTCCGTCGATGGCGCCTCGTCCCACCAGTCGGGGCAATCTTGCAGTTGACGCCCGCGCAGAGCGCCCCGAGGCTCGCCGTGCGCCCGCAGTCGACGACGGCGGCCCGCTGGCCAAGATCACGACTTTGCGTCCGCAGAGCTACGCCGAAGCCCGCACGATCGGTGAGCGCTTCCGCGACGGCACACCGGTCATCATGGATTTGGTCGACATGAGCAACGCCGACGCGAAGCGCCTGGTCGACTTCGCTGCGGGTCTCGCATTTGCTCTGCGCGGCTCGTTCGACAAGGTAGCCACCAAAGTGTTTCTTCTCTCACCGGCTGACATCGACGTTTCGGCCGAGGAGCGTCGTCGTATCGCGGAGACGGGCTTCTACAGTCAGAAATGA
- a CDS encoding YggS family pyridoxal phosphate-dependent enzyme has translation MNGDNSARVAEISAALDSVRSRLAAACVAAGRPVSEVTLLPVTKFFPASDARILYDLGCREFGESREQEAIGKVAEFTAAAVGGGIDGADPVRWHMIGQLQRNKARSVAKWAYAIHSVDSARLADALDRAAQGALSSGDRTAPLRVLIQVSLDADPTRGGIALDELPALAERIETADGLELAGLMAVPPLGSDADEQFARLHEVHQRVLESHPRAVELSAGMTGDLEAAVRHGSTCVRVGTALLGSRPVISK, from the coding sequence ATGAACGGCGACAATTCTGCACGCGTGGCCGAGATCTCGGCGGCGCTGGATTCGGTTCGGTCCCGCCTGGCCGCGGCGTGTGTTGCGGCCGGGCGGCCGGTGTCCGAGGTGACACTTCTCCCGGTAACCAAGTTCTTCCCCGCGTCGGATGCGCGGATTCTGTACGACCTGGGTTGCCGTGAGTTCGGTGAGTCGCGCGAGCAGGAAGCGATAGGCAAGGTTGCGGAGTTCACAGCCGCGGCTGTCGGTGGCGGCATCGACGGAGCCGATCCGGTTCGGTGGCACATGATCGGTCAGTTGCAGCGAAACAAGGCACGTTCGGTTGCGAAATGGGCATATGCCATCCACTCGGTCGACAGTGCCCGGCTCGCCGACGCTCTTGATCGCGCCGCGCAGGGCGCCCTGTCCAGTGGTGATCGCACTGCACCGTTGCGAGTTCTCATTCAGGTGAGCCTCGACGCCGATCCGACGCGTGGTGGTATCGCGCTCGACGAGTTGCCCGCTCTCGCAGAACGGATCGAAACCGCCGACGGTCTGGAATTGGCCGGATTGATGGCCGTTCCGCCGCTGGGTTCGGACGCCGACGAGCAGTTTGCTCGCCTACACGAGGTCCATCAGAGAGTCCTCGAGTCACATCCGCGGGCAGTCGAGTTGTCGGCAGGAATGACCGGCGATCTCGAGGCTGCGGTTCGCCACGGATCGACTTGCGTGCGTGTCGGAACCGCACTGCTCGGCTCACGACCAGTAATCTCGAAATGA
- the pgeF gene encoding peptidoglycan editing factor PgeF codes for MLSTENSTANFRVRRVVTSRAGGVSEAPYDSFNLGDHVGDNAEAVDANRRRLAREIGVEPNHLVWMEQIHSRNVTVVTEPTDEVIEVTDALVTTVPGLALATLSADCVPVLLSDEQAGVIAAVHAGRIGARIGIVPRVLAEMVRQGADVSRIGAFLGPAASGRQYEVPADMRADVERHLPGSATRTAKGTPGLDLRAGIRKQLLDAGVSGVAEDPRCTIEDRALFSHRRDSLTGRQAAVIWMDPIVAAEDNAEDN; via the coding sequence ATTTTGAGTACCGAGAACTCGACCGCCAATTTCCGAGTCCGCCGTGTCGTGACCAGTCGCGCCGGCGGTGTTTCGGAAGCGCCGTACGACTCGTTCAATCTCGGTGATCACGTCGGCGACAACGCCGAAGCCGTCGACGCAAACCGTCGACGCCTCGCCCGTGAGATCGGCGTCGAGCCGAATCACCTTGTCTGGATGGAACAAATCCACTCCAGAAACGTCACCGTGGTCACCGAGCCGACCGACGAGGTCATCGAGGTGACCGACGCATTGGTCACCACCGTCCCCGGTTTGGCGCTCGCGACGCTCAGCGCAGACTGTGTGCCGGTTCTCCTGTCCGACGAGCAGGCCGGCGTCATTGCGGCCGTGCATGCCGGCCGGATCGGTGCGCGTATCGGTATCGTGCCGCGGGTGCTGGCCGAGATGGTTCGCCAGGGCGCCGACGTGTCTCGGATCGGAGCTTTCCTCGGTCCGGCAGCGAGTGGCCGGCAGTACGAGGTTCCTGCCGACATGCGCGCCGATGTCGAGAGGCATCTGCCTGGCAGTGCAACTCGCACTGCCAAGGGCACGCCCGGTCTGGATCTGCGAGCCGGAATCCGCAAGCAACTTCTCGATGCCGGTGTTTCGGGTGTCGCCGAGGATCCTCGTTGCACGATCGAGGACCGTGCGCTGTTCAGTCACCGCCGGGATTCCCTCACCGGGCGTCAGGCGGCAGTGATCTGGATGGATCCGATCGTCGCTGCGGAAGACAATGCGGAAGACAACTAG